The following proteins are co-located in the Acidicapsa acidisoli genome:
- a CDS encoding sulfite exporter TauE/SafE family protein, protein MDHTTLCVLAVVFLATLIRSTFGFGEALIAVPLLVFILPVEVATPIAVLLSITVAGVVVVQDWRKIHFGSAGWMLAPTLAGIPLGIALLSCVHQNLVKAALAMVIVAFAGYSLLGKRPPELRSDNRIWMLGCGFFAGLLGGAYGMNGPPLVIYGAMRRWSPQHFRATLQGYFLPASIVAMAGYWMAGLWTPTVTRYYLISLPVALPAIFLGRVMNHRLRGDAFLKYVHVGLVCIGVLLLIQAFGP, encoded by the coding sequence ATGGACCATACAACTCTTTGTGTTCTGGCGGTGGTGTTTCTCGCCACATTGATTCGATCGACCTTTGGTTTTGGTGAGGCACTGATTGCTGTTCCGCTCCTAGTGTTCATCCTTCCTGTTGAAGTTGCCACTCCGATTGCCGTGCTTCTGTCCATTACGGTTGCCGGCGTCGTTGTTGTACAAGACTGGAGAAAGATTCACTTCGGCAGCGCGGGTTGGATGCTGGCTCCCACCTTAGCGGGTATTCCATTAGGCATTGCACTGCTGTCCTGCGTTCACCAAAATCTGGTGAAAGCAGCCCTGGCAATGGTTATTGTCGCCTTTGCCGGATACTCACTGCTTGGCAAGAGGCCGCCAGAGCTGCGCAGCGACAACCGCATCTGGATGCTGGGTTGTGGCTTCTTTGCGGGTCTGCTTGGGGGCGCGTATGGCATGAACGGGCCTCCGCTGGTTATTTATGGAGCGATGCGCCGATGGTCGCCTCAGCACTTTCGCGCGACATTGCAAGGATACTTTCTGCCGGCGAGCATCGTGGCGATGGCGGGCTACTGGATGGCCGGGCTGTGGACTCCCACAGTGACGCGCTATTACCTGATCTCATTGCCGGTTGCGCTTCCTGCCATATTTCTTGGCCGCGTTATGAACCATCGCCTTCGGGGAGACGCGTTTCTCAAGTATGTCCATGTTGGCTTGGTTTGTATTGGGGTTCTGCTACTGATCCAGGCGTTTGGGCCATGA
- a CDS encoding CRTAC1 family protein yields MSWSRRGFLKSLSRTALVLSLEDVLRLARPVFAQAPGQQKPAAGMERPAYEAQPKAVALNSPIAGTPLGLSFVDVAKSSGLNVKTIYGGEHKNKYLLETTGCGVAFFDYDQDDWLDIFLVNGWRLEGFSKGQEPACHLFKNNRDGTFTDVTAKSGITRTGWGQGCCVGDYNNDGWNDLFVSYYGQNALYRNNGNGNFTDVTKEAGLWQDKLRWNSGCAFLDYDKDGHLDLFVGNYIDFDVKTAPLPEDAGCAYKGITVACGPPGLLGGKNLLYRNNGDGTFRDVSQKAGMWDTIGTYALSVAVGDMDNDGWPDIYVANDSTAATYYQNQKDGTFKDVAIEAGIAYSPDGKPQAGMGVAIGDFNRDGLLDIVKTNFAGDTDSLYLNLGDGTFEDHTYLSGLGVNTRYLGWGVGFLDMDNDGWLDILISNGHVYPEVDGTQIDAPYAEHKYLYRNLHNGQFEEVTKLGGPGITDAAAARGCAFGDYDNDGRIDVVVNCVNSGPQLLRCDWTSDTTRNRNWIKIRTVGTKSNRAGIGARIAVTAKVDPKSPKPMVQIDEVRSGGSYYSQSDLRVHFGLDQAKKVDSLEIRWPSGTVDVLKDLDVNRLYVVQEGGKILKTDDFGGGKRSK; encoded by the coding sequence TTGAGCTGGTCACGAAGAGGATTTCTGAAGTCGCTGTCACGGACGGCGCTGGTGCTTTCGCTTGAGGATGTGCTTCGGCTGGCTCGGCCCGTGTTTGCGCAGGCTCCCGGACAGCAGAAGCCTGCGGCGGGGATGGAACGGCCTGCGTATGAGGCGCAGCCGAAGGCGGTTGCGCTGAACTCGCCGATTGCCGGAACGCCGCTGGGGTTGAGTTTTGTGGACGTGGCCAAGTCTTCCGGGCTCAATGTTAAGACGATCTACGGCGGCGAACACAAAAATAAGTACCTGCTTGAGACGACGGGCTGCGGCGTGGCCTTTTTTGACTACGATCAGGATGACTGGCTGGATATCTTTCTCGTCAATGGCTGGCGGCTCGAAGGTTTTTCCAAGGGGCAGGAGCCGGCTTGCCACTTATTCAAGAACAATCGCGATGGGACGTTTACGGATGTTACGGCGAAGTCTGGCATTACGCGCACCGGATGGGGTCAAGGCTGCTGTGTGGGCGACTATAACAACGATGGGTGGAATGACCTGTTTGTTAGTTATTACGGGCAGAATGCGCTGTATCGGAACAACGGCAATGGAAATTTCACCGATGTTACGAAGGAAGCCGGGCTGTGGCAGGATAAGTTGCGGTGGAACTCGGGGTGTGCGTTTCTGGATTACGACAAGGATGGGCATCTCGATTTGTTCGTTGGGAACTACATCGACTTCGATGTGAAGACGGCTCCGCTGCCTGAGGATGCGGGCTGCGCTTACAAGGGAATTACGGTAGCGTGCGGGCCTCCGGGGTTGCTGGGCGGGAAGAATCTGCTGTATCGCAACAACGGAGATGGGACCTTTCGCGATGTGAGCCAGAAGGCTGGCATGTGGGACACGATCGGGACTTACGCCTTGTCGGTAGCGGTCGGCGATATGGATAACGATGGCTGGCCGGATATCTATGTGGCCAACGACTCGACGGCTGCGACTTACTACCAGAATCAGAAGGACGGGACTTTCAAGGATGTGGCCATCGAGGCGGGGATTGCCTATTCACCGGATGGCAAGCCGCAGGCCGGCATGGGCGTGGCGATTGGAGATTTCAATCGCGATGGACTGCTGGACATTGTGAAGACCAACTTTGCCGGAGATACGGACTCGCTATATCTGAATCTTGGAGACGGGACGTTTGAGGATCACACATACTTATCGGGGCTTGGCGTCAACACGCGCTATCTGGGATGGGGCGTGGGTTTTCTGGATATGGATAATGACGGCTGGCTGGACATACTCATTTCCAATGGTCATGTGTATCCGGAGGTAGATGGGACGCAGATTGACGCTCCGTATGCGGAGCATAAGTATCTTTACCGGAACTTGCACAATGGGCAGTTTGAGGAAGTTACCAAACTAGGTGGTCCGGGGATTACCGATGCGGCGGCTGCGCGTGGCTGTGCCTTTGGCGACTACGACAATGATGGGCGCATTGACGTAGTGGTGAACTGCGTCAACAGCGGGCCGCAGTTGCTGCGCTGTGACTGGACGAGCGATACGACGCGGAATCGAAACTGGATCAAGATTCGCACTGTGGGGACGAAGAGTAATCGCGCGGGGATTGGAGCGCGAATAGCGGTCACGGCGAAGGTTGATCCGAAATCGCCTAAACCAATGGTGCAGATCGACGAGGTTCGGTCGGGCGGGAGCTATTATTCGCAGAGTGATTTGCGGGTGCATTTCGGGTTGGATCAGGCGAAGAAAGTGGACTCGCTTGAGATACGCTGGCCTTCGGGGACGGTGGATGTGTTAAAAGACCTGGATGTGAATCGGCTGTATGTTGTCCAAGAGGGTGGGAAGATTCTCAAGACCGATGATTTTGGCGGGGGAAAAAGAAGTAAGTAG